Within the Methanolinea sp. genome, the region GAGTGAGGGAACTTTGGCCGCCGTTATTTCCCACAGTGAGTGTCACGGTGTAGCTTCCGGGGGATGAGTAGGTATGAACGGGATCTCTCTCACTGCTCGTTGTCCCGTCACCGAAGGTCCAGTTCCAGTTCATCGGATGATTCTGGGATGTGTCCGTGAATGTGACAGTGAGAGGAGCTCTTCCTGCGGATGGCGACGCGGTAAAATTTGCCACGGGAGGGGATTGAAGGATGGTAAAGCCGGACGGTAGGACTCCGGTCTTCCCATCGGGGTTCGTCACGACCACGTCCCGCGGTCCAGCAACGTGACCTGCAAGGAGGAAGATGCAAGAGATCTCTGATGAAGTAAGAGGAGTGACGTTCCTTGCGTGGATATCCGGTCCCCCCGGCATCGTCAGCTTCACAGAGGGCGGATTGCAAGTATCGAAATTTGCTCCCGATATGTTCACGGCGAGGAATCCGGCTGAGTCCAGACATTTGTCCGGCGTTATTCCCGTGACAATCGGGGCAGATAGGGGTGGATAAACAATTACATAATCCTGCACGGTCGTCGTATTGAGTCCGTCTGGTCCGGAGACAAGGAGGCTCACGGAATAGGTCCCTTCCTCGGAATACGTGTGAACTGGATTTTTAAGTCCTGACGCTGTATCCGTGCACCAGACATCGCTTTTCATGGATGTGTCATTCTGTCCTCCGAGAAGGACGAGCTTTCCATCCGGGAATAGAGCACAAATGTGCAAATACCTGGCAACGGGCGAGGGTATCTCATTCCTCTCGATCGACCAGTTCTCTTTCTTGTTCACAAGCCGGACCATGTCATTTATTGTTCTCCCGGAATTCTCGCCGCCCACCACGAGTATGCTCCCGTCTGGCAGAGCGACTGCACTGTGATAGCACCGCGGGAAGTAAAGAGAGACGTTCATGAGGACATATCTCGTCCAGGATCTTCCGCGATCAGCAGAGAGCCAAAGGTCTCTTGCGTATGAAGAAGAGGGGGATGAAATTCGCCCGGCGCTTATGGCAATACGACCGTCAGGGAGAACGACGCTCGCATGCCCGTAGCGAGGTGTCCAATTGGCGCTTGCGGTCTGCAGCGACCATGTAGCGCCGCCATCCTCGGAGAGCCAGACGTCGTTCTTTGGAGTTTTCCCGTCAAACCCTCCCATGAGAACGATGCATCCGTCCGGGAGCGCAACCGAGGTATGTTTCATGCGTGCAGGCCATGGAGCCTGAGGATTTTGGAGTGTCCAAGTATTCCCATTGTCAAGGGAACGCCAGGTATCGTTAAAATAGTTCTTCCCATCGTAACCCCCCATGAGGACAATACTCCCATCAGGGAGAAGGGCGGTAGAGTGAAAACCGCGGGCTGACCAGCCAGAATTTCCATTCACGAGGGTCCACGTCTTCCCCTTGTCCGCTGATTTCCATACGTCGTTCCTGTAATCACCGCCTCCCATCACGCCTCCGACGAGAATGAGGCTCCCATCCGGCATTGCCACTGCAGAGTGTCCGTATCTGGTGCCCCATGGGGTATGACAGGCTAGTTCCTTCCACTCCGCATTGGAATAGTTTTCATCTCCAAAGTACCATGCCCACGTGGCAA harbors:
- a CDS encoding kelch repeat-containing protein, with amino-acid sequence MNVRFDFSINRIINRYHVLVAIGLLKPNWEVNRSMTNLREISIVVICLIPLLFLPGNATPIAAFTASPTHGHAPLTVNFTDLSAGNIATWAWYFGDENYSNAEWKELACHTPWGTRYGHSAVAMPDGSLILVGGVMGGGDYRNDVWKSADKGKTWTLVNGNSGWSARGFHSTALLPDGSIVLMGGYDGKNYFNDTWRSLDNGNTWTLQNPQAPWPARMKHTSVALPDGCIVLMGGFDGKTPKNDVWLSEDGGATWSLQTASANWTPRYGHASVVLPDGRIAISAGRISSPSSSYARDLWLSADRGRSWTRYVLMNVSLYFPRCYHSAVALPDGSILVVGGENSGRTINDMVRLVNKKENWSIERNEIPSPVARYLHICALFPDGKLVLLGGQNDTSMKSDVWCTDTASGLKNPVHTYSEEGTYSVSLLVSGPDGLNTTTVQDYVIVYPPLSAPIVTGITPDKCLDSAGFLAVNISGANFDTCNPPSVKLTMPGGPDIHARNVTPLTSSEISCIFLLAGHVAGPRDVVVTNPDGKTGVLPSGFTILQSPPVANFTASPSAGRAPLTVTFTDTSQNHPMNWNWTFGDGTTSSERDPVHTYSSPGSYTVTLTVGNNGGQSSLTRRDYILVSRGPLPVISAFAPAKLRKGTRTNVAIIGNNFQKGAYAKLFQGSSSIPVTVTTISPPTKIAGYVNVPPSARGIWSISVRNPDGGECTRFNAITIA